A window of the Oscillospiraceae bacterium NTUH-002-81 genome harbors these coding sequences:
- the recN gene encoding DNA repair protein RecN: protein MLVSLMVKNLALIESAEVTFGKGLNILSGETGAGKSILMGSVNMALGGKVSRDVIRTGADYAYAELTFTAEPGVQKCLADLDIYPEDGVYVFSRKLMGTRSICRINGESCSAAVMKQAGEYLLDIHGQNENQTLMKAQRQLELVDAYAGDAAAAALAKVQKCYAEYQSLRKEWEEETMDAAQLAREVSFAQFEVQEIQDAALRPGEDEELEEQYRKLTHAKSIAEALETAYAQTGYDSGSGAGEAVGRAVRALSGVIAYDKGLEGLHEQLMTIDSLLNDFNRELQDYADAVTFGQEDFYTVEERLNLINHLKDKYGSTIEKIQSYCQEKESYLEKLASYETYRQELKAKTDAAEKKLAEASKKLSGIRQKAAAQFATEVRHALEDLNFPAVCFEIRFETLDHYTVGGTDGVTFYISTNPGQPARPLKEVASGGELSRIMLAVKAVLADRDAIGTQIFDEIDAGISGRTAQKVSEKLSVIAGRRQVICITHLPQIAAMADAHFLIEKQVEAGSTHTVIRALDHEEETVELARMLGGVRITDAVLQNAREMKELADRTKNNGCENQTELSY from the coding sequence GTGTTAGTAAGCTTAATGGTAAAGAACCTGGCACTGATCGAGTCGGCAGAGGTCACCTTCGGCAAAGGCCTGAACATTTTATCCGGTGAGACCGGTGCGGGTAAATCAATTCTGATGGGATCTGTGAATATGGCACTGGGCGGCAAGGTGTCCAGAGATGTGATTCGCACAGGGGCGGACTATGCCTATGCAGAGCTGACCTTCACGGCGGAGCCGGGTGTGCAAAAATGCCTGGCGGATCTGGACATTTATCCGGAGGACGGTGTCTATGTGTTTTCCAGAAAACTCATGGGCACGAGGAGTATCTGCCGCATCAACGGGGAGTCCTGTTCGGCGGCTGTGATGAAGCAGGCCGGGGAATATCTGCTGGACATTCACGGGCAGAATGAGAACCAGACGCTGATGAAAGCCCAGAGGCAGCTGGAACTGGTGGATGCTTACGCGGGAGATGCGGCGGCCGCAGCCCTTGCCAAAGTACAGAAGTGCTACGCCGAGTACCAGTCTCTCCGCAAAGAATGGGAAGAAGAGACCATGGACGCAGCACAGCTGGCCAGAGAGGTCTCTTTTGCACAGTTTGAGGTACAGGAGATCCAGGATGCGGCCCTTCGTCCCGGGGAAGATGAGGAGCTGGAGGAGCAGTACCGGAAGCTGACCCATGCGAAAAGCATCGCGGAGGCACTGGAGACAGCTTATGCCCAGACCGGTTACGATTCCGGCAGCGGTGCCGGGGAAGCCGTCGGCAGGGCAGTCCGGGCACTTTCCGGCGTGATCGCTTATGACAAAGGGCTGGAAGGCCTGCATGAGCAGCTCATGACCATTGATTCCCTACTCAACGATTTTAACCGGGAATTACAGGATTATGCGGATGCTGTCACCTTCGGCCAGGAGGACTTCTACACGGTGGAGGAACGGCTGAACCTGATCAACCATTTAAAGGATAAATATGGAAGCACCATAGAGAAGATCCAGTCCTATTGCCAGGAGAAGGAATCTTATCTGGAAAAACTGGCATCCTATGAGACATACCGGCAGGAGCTGAAGGCAAAAACCGATGCTGCGGAGAAAAAGCTGGCAGAAGCTTCGAAGAAGCTAAGCGGGATCAGGCAGAAAGCGGCGGCTCAGTTTGCTACAGAGGTGCGCCATGCACTGGAGGATCTGAATTTTCCGGCAGTCTGCTTTGAAATCCGCTTTGAGACGCTGGATCATTATACCGTAGGCGGCACCGATGGGGTGACCTTCTATATCTCCACCAACCCGGGGCAGCCGGCGCGGCCCTTGAAGGAAGTGGCTTCCGGCGGTGAGCTTTCCAGGATCATGCTGGCGGTGAAAGCAGTGCTGGCAGACAGGGATGCCATCGGGACACAGATCTTTGACGAGATCGATGCGGGCATCAGCGGCCGGACGGCCCAGAAGGTGTCCGAGAAATTAAGCGTCATTGCCGGTCGGCGGCAGGTCATCTGCATTACCCATCTGCCCCAGATCGCAGCCATGGCAGATGCCCATTTCCTCATTGAAAAACAGGTGGAAGCAGGCAGTACCCATACCGTGATCCGTGCATTGGATCACGAGGAAGAGACGGTGGAGCTGGCCCGGATGCTGGGCGGCGTGCGCATCACCGATGCCGTGCTGCAAAATGCGCGTGAAATGAAAGAATTGGCAGATCGTACAAAAAATAACGGGTGTGAAAATCAGACGGAACTCTCATACTAA
- the glgA gene encoding glycogen synthase GlgA, with protein MKKVLFVASEAVPFIKTGGLADVVGSLPKCFDKKEYDVRVIIPKYMCMKDEWKSQLKYLGHFYMDLAWRSQYVGILEMKYNDIQYYFIDNEYYFAGPRPYGNIYEDVEKFAFFSKAVLSALPVIGFQPDVIHCNDWQTGLIPVFLKDGFHENSFFEHMKSVITIHNLKFQGVWDMKTIKDITGLPSYYFTPDKLEAYGDANYLKGGIVYADAITTVSRTYAEEIKTPFYGEGLDGLLRARSNSLRGIVNGIDYEEYNPATDQFLDKHYTISNWRREKNKNKLALQKELGLKEDKKVMMIGIVSRLTDQKGLDLIDYVMDELCQDAIQLVVLGTGEEKYENMFRHFDWKYNDKVSANIFYSEDLSHKIYAACDAFLMPSLFEPCGLSQLMSLRYGTLPIVRETGGLKDTVEPYNEYEGTGTGFSFCNYNAHEMLATIRYAEHIYYDKKRDWNKIVDRAMEQDFSWNTSAAQYKEMYDWLIG; from the coding sequence ATGAAAAAGGTGTTATTTGTCGCATCAGAGGCAGTTCCATTTATCAAGACCGGAGGTCTGGCGGACGTTGTCGGTTCATTGCCGAAGTGTTTTGATAAGAAGGAATATGATGTACGGGTGATCATTCCCAAGTACATGTGCATGAAGGACGAATGGAAGAGCCAGCTGAAATATCTCGGCCATTTTTATATGGATCTTGCGTGGAGAAGCCAGTATGTGGGTATTCTCGAGATGAAATACAATGATATCCAGTATTATTTTATCGACAATGAATATTATTTTGCCGGACCAAGGCCTTACGGCAATATTTATGAGGATGTGGAGAAGTTTGCATTCTTTTCAAAAGCAGTGTTATCGGCGCTCCCTGTCATTGGATTCCAGCCGGATGTCATTCACTGCAATGACTGGCAGACCGGACTGATCCCGGTATTTCTGAAGGATGGTTTCCACGAGAACAGCTTTTTTGAACATATGAAGTCTGTCATCACCATTCACAACCTGAAATTCCAGGGGGTATGGGATATGAAGACGATCAAGGACATTACAGGCCTGCCTTCTTATTATTTTACACCGGATAAGCTGGAAGCATACGGGGATGCCAACTATCTGAAGGGCGGTATCGTGTATGCGGATGCGATTACCACGGTGAGCCGGACCTATGCAGAGGAGATCAAGACACCGTTCTATGGTGAGGGGCTGGACGGTCTTCTGCGGGCACGGTCGAATTCCCTTCGGGGCATCGTGAACGGCATTGATTACGAAGAGTACAATCCGGCCACCGATCAGTTCCTGGATAAGCACTATACGATATCCAACTGGCGCAGGGAGAAGAACAAGAACAAGCTGGCGCTGCAGAAGGAGCTGGGCCTGAAGGAAGATAAGAAGGTCATGATGATCGGTATTGTTTCCCGCCTGACGGATCAGAAGGGCCTGGATCTGATCGATTATGTGATGGATGAACTGTGCCAGGATGCGATCCAGCTCGTTGTCCTCGGTACAGGAGAAGAAAAATACGAAAATATGTTCCGTCATTTTGACTGGAAATATAATGATAAAGTATCGGCCAACATTTTCTATTCAGAAGATCTTTCACACAAGATTTATGCGGCGTGCGATGCCTTCCTGATGCCGTCGCTCTTTGAACCCTGCGGCCTGAGCCAGCTTATGAGCCTGCGGTATGGCACCCTGCCGATCGTCCGCGAGACAGGCGGTCTGAAGGACACGGTGGAGCCCTACAATGAGTATGAGGGCACCGGAACCGGTTTCAGCTTCTGCAATTATAATGCCCATGAGATGCTGGCGACGATCCGCTATGCAGAGCATATCTATTATGACAAGAAGCGGGATTGGAACAAGATCGTAGACCGTGCCATGGAACAGGATTTCTCCTGGAATACGTCTGCGGCACAGTATAAGGAAATGTATGACTGGCTGATTGGCTAG
- the spo0A gene encoding sporulation transcription factor Spo0A has translation MDKIRVAIADDNKLMANVLEEIIQQDQDMEIVGKASDGEEAYQLIRSKHPDVMLLDIIMPKLDGLSVMDKVHNDSELTKRPAFIVVTAIGQEKVTENAFAMGADYYIMKPFDGEMIRRRIKQMRPGMTAAARGAAERSPSKEAREGYINRNLETDVTNMIHEIGVPAHIKGYQYLRDAIIMSVKDMDMLNSITKVLYPTIAKVHQTTPSRVERAIRHAIEVAWSRGKMDTIDELFGYTVSNGKGKPTNSEFIALIADRIRLEYKTRA, from the coding sequence ATGGATAAGATTCGTGTTGCAATAGCAGATGATAACAAGCTTATGGCTAATGTACTGGAAGAGATCATTCAACAGGATCAGGATATGGAGATTGTCGGAAAAGCATCGGATGGAGAAGAGGCCTATCAGCTGATTCGTTCCAAGCATCCGGATGTCATGCTGCTGGATATTATCATGCCCAAACTGGATGGATTAAGTGTCATGGATAAGGTACACAATGACAGTGAACTGACGAAACGGCCGGCATTTATCGTTGTCACTGCGATCGGTCAGGAGAAGGTAACGGAGAATGCATTTGCCATGGGTGCGGATTATTATATTATGAAGCCTTTTGACGGGGAGATGATCCGCAGAAGGATCAAACAGATGCGGCCGGGAATGACGGCGGCAGCCAGAGGAGCAGCGGAGCGTTCGCCGTCGAAAGAGGCAAGAGAGGGTTACATAAACCGCAATCTGGAGACAGATGTTACCAATATGATCCATGAGATCGGCGTTCCGGCGCATATCAAAGGGTATCAGTATCTGCGGGATGCGATCATCATGTCGGTGAAGGATATGGATATGCTGAACTCCATTACGAAGGTGCTGTATCCGACGATTGCCAAGGTGCATCAGACCACGCCCAGCCGGGTGGAACGGGCGATCCGGCATGCCATCGAGGTGGCATGGAGCAGGGGAAAGATGGATACCATCGATGAACTGTTCGGCTACACGGTCAGCAATGGGAAAGGAAAGCCCACCAATTCAGAGTTTATCGCACTGATCGCAGACCGGATCCGCCTGGAGTATAAGACGCGGGCATAG
- the spoIVB gene encoding SpoIVB peptidase gives MEKRKKVYRRLLWGLLAGGIIGLCLYVFFFFYRRIPDEIRLNVQETQQFDWGLPVSASFGGTSVYENSEAQGKEIHVNMAKPFSLWGKAEGNFVMRCRLFGVIPLKTVAVSVQPRQYVTPGGIPIGIYLHTNGVLAIGTSPVTAFDGADLEPARNIIRSGDYIEAVNGQTIGEKDALVEAVAACGGESLVLGVRRDGEEMELKVTPVLCADGSYRLGIWVRDNTQGIGTLTYVDASHHFGALGHGINDIDTSTLMEIDGGSVYEAEILSIVKGEKGTPGELMGMISYERSRKRGIIECNTTAGIYGTAEKTLLAACESEPVEVGLKQDIEIGPASIRCCLDGTYREYGIQITEIRLSGDSVNKGIIFQVTDEALLDATGGVIQGMSGAPVFQNGRIVGAVTHVFVNDPTKGYGIFIENMLVQKFS, from the coding sequence GTGGAGAAACGGAAAAAAGTGTATCGAAGATTGCTGTGGGGACTGCTGGCGGGAGGCATCATCGGCCTCTGCCTGTATGTTTTCTTCTTTTTTTATCGACGGATCCCGGACGAAATCCGCCTGAACGTGCAGGAGACGCAGCAGTTTGACTGGGGGCTGCCGGTGAGCGCCAGCTTCGGCGGCACCTCCGTGTATGAAAACAGTGAGGCACAGGGAAAAGAAATCCATGTCAATATGGCAAAGCCCTTCTCCCTCTGGGGAAAAGCGGAGGGCAATTTCGTCATGCGCTGCCGCCTGTTTGGCGTGATTCCGCTGAAAACGGTGGCGGTTTCCGTGCAGCCCCGGCAGTATGTGACACCCGGGGGCATACCCATCGGCATTTATCTGCACACCAACGGTGTACTGGCCATCGGGACCAGCCCGGTGACGGCCTTTGACGGGGCGGATTTGGAGCCTGCCCGGAATATCATCCGGTCGGGGGATTACATCGAGGCGGTGAACGGACAGACCATCGGGGAAAAGGACGCCCTGGTGGAGGCCGTGGCAGCCTGCGGCGGGGAAAGCCTAGTGCTGGGCGTGCGAAGAGACGGGGAAGAGATGGAACTGAAGGTAACACCGGTGCTCTGTGCGGACGGTTCTTATCGGCTGGGCATCTGGGTGCGGGACAACACCCAGGGCATCGGCACCCTGACCTACGTGGATGCCAGCCATCATTTCGGTGCGCTGGGGCATGGCATCAACGATATCGACACCAGTACCCTCATGGAAATCGACGGCGGCAGTGTGTATGAGGCAGAGATTCTGTCCATCGTAAAGGGAGAAAAAGGAACGCCGGGGGAGCTCATGGGCATGATCTCCTATGAGCGTTCCCGGAAACGGGGCATCATCGAGTGCAACACCACTGCCGGTATTTACGGCACAGCGGAAAAGACCCTGCTGGCCGCCTGTGAGAGCGAACCTGTGGAAGTGGGGCTCAAACAGGATATCGAGATCGGCCCTGCTTCCATCCGCTGCTGCCTGGACGGTACCTACCGGGAATACGGCATCCAGATCACCGAGATCCGTCTGTCCGGAGACAGCGTCAACAAAGGCATCATCTTTCAGGTCACCGATGAAGCACTGCTGGACGCCACCGGCGGCGTGATTCAGGGCATGTCCGGGGCACCGGTGTTCCAGAATGGGCGGATTGTGGGAGCTGTCACCCATGTGTTCGTCAACGATCCGACGAAGGGATATGGAATCTTTATCGAAAATATGCTGGTACAGAAATTTTCGTAG
- a CDS encoding ATP-binding protein, which yields MIEIEYLAADGNWHQARFIEKKRNVGGQVTHILYVTRIVSWQKQQEMEQERLRVAYQVAESANAAKTTFLLNMSHDILTPMNAILGYSKLMRDRLTDPQLLHYQEMIEQSGNLLLSIINNVLDMARIESGKMELDEDYNKTGNIVSGVCSVFEMEARKKNLTITHDVQVEHPNIICDRTKMQEILTNIISNAVKYTPPNGRITIITRELPCEREGYIRVATSVEDTGIGMSRDFLPHLFDSFSRERDTTTAKVSGSGLGMAIVKSLVDLMGGTLEVESELGKGTRFTVTVPHKIADAAYYEKKRLSAISAEADFTGKRILLAEDNELNAEIATLILEEMGFTVDCVEDGIFCVDRLEKAPAGTYDLILMDIQMPNMDGYKATQVIRRLPDREKSGIPIIAMTANAFEEDRKKALEMGMNDHIAKPIDAARIREVLSSILKA from the coding sequence GTGATAGAGATTGAGTATCTGGCGGCGGACGGCAACTGGCATCAGGCCCGTTTTATCGAGAAAAAGCGGAATGTGGGCGGTCAGGTGACCCACATTCTTTATGTGACAAGAATCGTCAGCTGGCAGAAGCAGCAGGAGATGGAGCAGGAGCGCCTGCGGGTTGCTTACCAGGTGGCAGAGAGTGCCAACGCGGCGAAGACGACCTTCCTCCTGAATATGTCCCACGATATCCTTACGCCCATGAATGCCATTCTGGGCTATTCGAAGCTGATGCGTGACCGGCTGACAGATCCGCAGCTGCTGCATTATCAGGAGATGATCGAGCAGTCCGGCAATCTGCTTCTCTCTATCATCAATAACGTGCTGGATATGGCGCGGATCGAGAGCGGCAAGATGGAGCTGGATGAGGATTACAATAAGACCGGCAATATCGTCAGCGGCGTTTGCAGTGTGTTTGAGATGGAAGCCCGGAAAAAGAATCTGACCATCACCCATGATGTGCAGGTAGAACATCCGAATATCATCTGCGACCGCACGAAAATGCAGGAAATTCTGACCAACATCATCAGCAATGCGGTGAAATATACACCGCCGAACGGCAGGATCACGATCATAACGAGAGAACTGCCCTGCGAGCGGGAGGGGTATATCCGGGTCGCCACATCTGTGGAGGATACAGGGATCGGTATGAGCAGGGACTTTCTGCCTCATCTGTTTGATTCATTTTCCAGAGAGCGGGACACCACCACGGCCAAAGTATCGGGCTCCGGTCTGGGAATGGCCATTGTGAAGAGCCTGGTGGATCTGATGGGCGGCACTCTGGAGGTGGAAAGCGAACTGGGGAAGGGAACCAGATTCACCGTGACGGTGCCCCATAAGATCGCAGATGCAGCATATTATGAGAAAAAACGGCTGTCTGCGATTTCCGCAGAGGCTGATTTTACGGGAAAACGTATTTTGCTGGCGGAGGACAATGAACTGAATGCGGAGATTGCCACGCTCATTCTGGAAGAAATGGGATTTACGGTAGACTGCGTGGAGGATGGTATTTTCTGCGTGGACAGGCTGGAAAAGGCGCCTGCTGGAACCTATGACCTGATCCTGATGGATATCCAGATGCCGAACATGGACGGCTATAAGGCGACGCAGGTGATCCGACGGCTGCCGGACAGGGAAAAATCCGGGATTCCCATCATTGCCATGACTGCCAATGCCTTTGAGGAAGACCGGAAGAAGGCGCTGGAGATGGGCATGAACGATCATATTGCGAAGCCTATTGATGCGGCCCGGATCCGGGAAGTATTATCTTCCATATTAAAAGCATGA
- a CDS encoding NAD(+)/NADH kinase codes for MEHFYIIANSEKPESVTLRDKIVGYLNRRGKTCSYQENAQPSENHAYSFTDPARVPEDIDAVLVLGGDGTVIQAARDLARRDVPFLGINVGTLGYLTEVEASEYGQALDTLIRGEYYLEKRMMLCGEVFTEEGKTYAGKALNDIVISRQGVLRVVNFQIFVNGRYLNSYNADGMIISTPTGSTGYNLSAGGPIVEPGAEMLLITPICPHTLNARSIVLSGHDQVEIVIGPGRKMEKDRAVATFDGDTEIGLVSGERVKIRRSIHATKLIKLNDQSFLEVLSRKLM; via the coding sequence ATGGAACATTTTTATATCATAGCGAACAGTGAAAAGCCGGAGAGTGTGACGCTGCGGGATAAAATTGTCGGATATTTGAATCGCCGCGGCAAAACGTGTTCATATCAGGAAAATGCGCAGCCTTCGGAAAATCATGCATACTCGTTTACAGACCCGGCCAGGGTGCCCGAGGACATCGATGCGGTGCTTGTGCTGGGCGGTGACGGGACGGTGATCCAGGCGGCCCGGGATCTGGCCAGGCGGGACGTGCCGTTTCTTGGCATCAATGTGGGAACGCTGGGGTACCTCACAGAGGTGGAGGCATCCGAGTACGGACAGGCGCTGGACACCCTCATCCGGGGAGAATATTATCTGGAAAAACGGATGATGCTGTGCGGCGAGGTTTTCACAGAGGAAGGGAAAACCTACGCAGGAAAGGCGCTGAACGACATTGTCATCAGCAGACAGGGCGTTCTGCGTGTGGTGAATTTTCAGATTTTTGTCAATGGGCGGTACTTGAATTCCTACAATGCAGATGGTATGATTATTTCAACACCGACGGGATCGACAGGGTATAATCTGTCCGCCGGAGGCCCGATCGTGGAGCCGGGGGCGGAGATGCTGCTCATCACGCCCATCTGTCCCCATACCCTCAACGCCAGAAGCATCGTGCTTTCCGGCCATGACCAGGTGGAGATCGTCATCGGCCCCGGACGGAAGATGGAGAAGGACAGAGCCGTGGCTACCTTTGACGGAGATACGGAGATTGGTCTTGTCAGCGGGGAACGGGTGAAGATCCGCCGTTCCATCCACGCCACAAAGCTGATCAAGCTCAATGACCAGAGCTTCCTGGAGGTGCTCAGCAGAAAGCTGATGTAA
- a CDS encoding PAS domain-containing protein, translating into MPDKKKSALTDMEMEMTALQNIHEALGSGAWKLEYNAEGEMVSCRWSDTMRHMLGFTSTEDFPDEFSSWSDRLHPEDREYTMEEYRSTVEDYTSRKTYDVEYRVAAKDGTYHWFRAAGRLSRRADGSPIAFDGVFINTDEKHETDEKLHRALQEVEKARNELLLEHEVVSAVSRVYFSIYSIDLVNDFYEEISGREHAVHRLTGSGAGAQAKLDELCRTLVATEYQNAVSGFF; encoded by the coding sequence ATGCCGGATAAAAAGAAAAGTGCATTGACAGATATGGAAATGGAGATGACTGCGCTTCAGAACATTCATGAAGCGCTTGGTTCCGGTGCGTGGAAGCTGGAATATAATGCCGAAGGCGAGATGGTTTCCTGCCGGTGGTCGGATACGATGCGGCACATGCTGGGATTTACTTCGACAGAGGATTTCCCAGATGAATTTTCCTCCTGGTCTGACCGGCTTCATCCGGAGGACAGGGAATATACGATGGAGGAATACCGCAGCACCGTAGAGGACTACACCAGCCGGAAAACCTACGATGTGGAATACCGGGTGGCTGCCAAGGACGGTACATACCACTGGTTCCGGGCCGCAGGGCGGCTGTCACGAAGAGCGGACGGTTCTCCCATCGCCTTTGACGGCGTGTTTATCAATACCGATGAAAAGCATGAGACCGATGAAAAGCTGCACCGGGCGCTGCAGGAGGTGGAGAAGGCCAGAAATGAACTGCTGCTGGAGCATGAGGTAGTCTCTGCGGTCAGCCGGGTATACTTTTCCATTTACAGTATTGATCTTGTCAATGATTTTTACGAGGAAATATCCGGCAGAGAGCATGCGGTGCACCGTCTGACAGGCAGCGGAGCGGGAGCACAGGCAAAGCTGGATGAGCTCTGCAGAACGCTTGTGGCGACGGAGTACCAGAACGCGGTCAGCGGATTTTTTTGA
- the argR gene encoding arginine repressor, translated as MKTARHAKIIEIINKYNIETQEELADKLNEAGFQVTQATVSRDIRELKLMKISENGERQRYVVFQNKEGWKSEKYIRVLRDGFVSMDMAQNILVIKTASGMAMAVALALDELHWNEIVGCVAGDDTVMCAIRTVDDTLITMDKINKVLQ; from the coding sequence TTGAAGACAGCCAGACATGCCAAGATTATTGAAATCATCAATAAATACAACATAGAGACGCAGGAAGAACTGGCAGACAAGCTGAATGAGGCCGGTTTTCAGGTAACGCAGGCCACCGTTTCCAGAGATATCCGGGAGCTGAAGCTGATGAAGATATCAGAGAATGGAGAGCGCCAGCGTTATGTGGTGTTCCAGAACAAAGAGGGATGGAAGAGCGAGAAATACATCCGCGTGCTGCGGGATGGCTTCGTGTCCATGGACATGGCCCAGAACATCCTCGTCATCAAGACCGCGTCCGGCATGGCGATGGCCGTGGCGCTGGCGCTGGATGAGTTGCACTGGAATGAGATCGTGGGCTGCGTGGCCGGGGATGACACCGTCATGTGTGCCATCCGTACCGTGGACGACACCCTCATCACCATGGATAAGATCAATAAGGTTCTGCAATAG